In Prosthecomicrobium sp. N25, one DNA window encodes the following:
- a CDS encoding FadR/GntR family transcriptional regulator — protein MIMDAELPGPDPEGSPNAVTALERLRVRLEDAARSGERQLPPERQLAAELAVGRGALRRALEVLEAEGQIWRVQGKGTFLGSRPPSADGLDGLSSRTSPAEMMEVRLEVEPTLARLAALRATAEDIEMMRRVARRIAAAPDAEARELWDGALHHRIAEAAGNRLFVGLFELIDKVRQDATFQSLRERARAGAGQALLHVQHDRIIDRIAARDAAGAEAAMREHLETVARRLAAAMGGRVPLAPAAGPFAEGDADG, from the coding sequence GTGATCATGGACGCCGAGCTGCCCGGACCGGACCCTGAGGGGTCGCCGAACGCCGTGACGGCGCTGGAGCGGCTGCGGGTCCGGCTGGAGGACGCCGCCCGCTCGGGGGAGCGGCAGCTGCCGCCGGAGCGGCAGCTCGCGGCCGAGCTCGCGGTCGGGCGCGGGGCGCTGCGCCGGGCACTTGAGGTGCTCGAGGCCGAGGGTCAGATCTGGCGCGTCCAGGGCAAGGGCACGTTCCTCGGCAGCCGCCCGCCCTCCGCCGACGGGCTCGACGGGCTGTCGAGCCGGACGAGCCCGGCGGAAATGATGGAGGTGCGGCTCGAGGTGGAGCCGACGCTGGCGCGGCTCGCGGCCCTGCGCGCCACCGCCGAGGACATCGAGATGATGCGCCGGGTCGCCCGCCGCATCGCGGCCGCGCCGGACGCGGAGGCGCGCGAGCTCTGGGACGGCGCGCTGCACCACCGGATCGCGGAGGCCGCGGGCAACCGGCTCTTCGTCGGACTTTTCGAACTGATCGACAAGGTGCGCCAGGACGCGACCTTTCAGTCCTTGCGCGAGCGCGCCCGGGCGGGCGCCGGGCAGGCGCTGCTGCATGTCCAGCACGACCGCATCATCGACCGGATCGCGGCCCGGGACGCGGCCGGCGCCGAGGCGGCCATGCGCGAGCACCTGGAGACGGTCGCCCGCCGGCTGGCCGCCGCGATGGGCGGACGGGTTCCCCTGGCTCCCGCGGCCGGGCCCTTCGCCGAAGGTGACGCCGATGGCTGA
- a CDS encoding DUF1003 domain-containing protein, which produces MSETPAKHAVPTARCALTGAEYSRRDLVDIDTIWPGLAERIRRDHPDLPTDALISRAEVARYRNLYFRDIITAERGELTELGRQVAESLANQETVVADTERAYEARRSFGERVSDNLSSFGGSWTFIIAFGVVLVAWVGVNALWGQGAFDPFPFILLNLVLSCLAAIQAPIIMMSQKRQEAKDRIRSENDYRVNLKAELEIRHLHEKMDHLLSRQWQRLAEIQELQIEMIQETRGRR; this is translated from the coding sequence ATGTCCGAGACCCCGGCGAAACATGCCGTCCCGACCGCCCGCTGCGCCCTGACCGGCGCGGAGTACTCCCGGCGGGACCTGGTCGACATCGACACGATCTGGCCGGGCCTCGCCGAGCGGATCCGGCGGGACCATCCGGACCTGCCGACCGACGCGCTGATCTCCCGGGCGGAGGTCGCCCGCTACCGCAACCTCTATTTCCGCGACATCATCACGGCGGAACGGGGCGAGCTGACGGAGCTCGGACGGCAGGTGGCGGAAAGCCTCGCCAACCAGGAAACCGTCGTCGCGGACACGGAGCGGGCCTACGAGGCGCGGCGGAGCTTCGGCGAACGCGTCTCCGACAATCTCTCCTCCTTCGGAGGCAGCTGGACCTTCATCATCGCCTTCGGGGTGGTGCTCGTGGCCTGGGTCGGGGTCAACGCGCTCTGGGGCCAGGGCGCCTTCGACCCCTTCCCGTTCATCCTGTTGAACCTCGTGCTCTCGTGCCTGGCCGCCATCCAGGCACCGATCATCATGATGAGCCAGAAGCGCCAGGAGGCAAAGGACCGCATCCGCTCGGAGAACGACTACCGGGTGAACCTCAAGGCCGAGCTGGAAATCCGGCACCTGCACGAGAAGATGGACCACCTCCTGTCCCGGCAGTGGCAGCGGCTGGCGGAGATCCAGGAGTTGCAGATCGAGATGATCCAGGAGACGCGCGGCCGCCGGTGA
- the recG gene encoding ATP-dependent DNA helicase RecG, whose product MRPDILTPLFASLAGLAGVGPKTQRLFDRLVAPGGETGGTARILDLLFHLPTGVVDRRNAPGIARAAEGAVVTLEVRIDRHRPPPPGSRAPYRVMAQDDTGEIALVYFHAKGDWLQKLLPEGERRVVSGRVEWFNGAPQMPHPDYAVAPEARDTIPAVEPVYPLTEGLTPRLVARAVAGALERLPALPEWQDPDWLQAQGLPAFAEALRSVHAPAGPLDHPATAKAMTRLAYDELLASQLALALVRRDLKRRPKPPRPGDGRLKARILAALPYSLTGSQAAAVAEIEADMARPECMIRLLQGDVGAGKTVVGLLAAARAAEAGGQTAFMAPTEILARQHFRTLEPLARAAGLGIAILTGREKARDREAAMAGLADGSISIVVGTHALVQGPVVFRDLALAVVDEQHRFGVHQRLALAAKGPGTDLLVMTATPIPRTLMMSYFGDVDISRLTEKPAGRKPVETRAVPVERIGEVVERLAGAIADGAKVYWVCPLVEESETVDLAAAAERAGDLGHALGPVVGLVHGRLKGAEKDEVMRRFQGGDLRVLVATTVIEVGVDVPDATIMVIEHAERFGLSQLHQLRGRVGRGRDASTCLLLYKGPLGETAKARLAIMRETEDGFRIAEEDLRLRGGGEILGARQSGLPGFRLARLDLHSDLMAAARDDARLILARDPDLSGPRGRALRTLLYLFERDEGVRLLRAG is encoded by the coding sequence ATGCGCCCGGACATCCTCACCCCGCTCTTCGCCTCCCTCGCCGGGCTCGCCGGGGTGGGACCGAAGACCCAGCGCCTGTTCGACCGCCTCGTCGCCCCCGGGGGCGAGACCGGCGGGACGGCGCGCATCCTCGATCTGCTGTTCCACCTGCCGACCGGCGTGGTCGATCGCCGGAATGCGCCGGGCATCGCGCGCGCGGCCGAGGGCGCCGTCGTGACCCTCGAGGTCAGGATCGACCGGCACCGCCCGCCGCCGCCGGGGAGTCGCGCGCCCTACAGGGTGATGGCCCAGGACGACACCGGCGAGATCGCGCTCGTCTACTTCCATGCCAAGGGCGACTGGCTGCAGAAGCTGCTGCCCGAAGGCGAAAGGCGCGTCGTCTCCGGGCGGGTCGAGTGGTTCAACGGCGCCCCGCAGATGCCGCATCCGGACTACGCGGTGGCGCCGGAGGCGCGCGACACGATCCCGGCGGTCGAGCCCGTCTACCCGCTGACCGAGGGGCTGACGCCGCGGCTCGTCGCGCGGGCCGTGGCGGGGGCGCTGGAGCGCCTGCCCGCGCTGCCGGAGTGGCAGGACCCGGACTGGCTGCAGGCGCAGGGGCTGCCCGCCTTCGCGGAGGCTCTGCGCTCCGTTCACGCGCCCGCCGGGCCGCTCGACCATCCGGCGACCGCCAAGGCCATGACGCGTCTCGCCTATGACGAGCTTCTCGCCTCCCAGCTCGCGCTCGCGCTCGTGCGCCGTGACCTGAAGCGCCGGCCGAAGCCGCCACGCCCGGGCGACGGGCGGCTGAAGGCGCGGATCCTGGCCGCCCTCCCCTACAGCCTCACCGGATCCCAGGCTGCCGCGGTCGCCGAAATCGAGGCCGACATGGCCCGGCCCGAGTGCATGATCCGGCTCCTGCAGGGCGACGTCGGGGCCGGCAAGACGGTGGTCGGCCTGCTGGCGGCGGCGCGGGCGGCGGAAGCCGGGGGGCAGACCGCGTTCATGGCGCCGACCGAGATCCTGGCCCGCCAGCACTTCCGCACCCTGGAGCCCCTCGCCCGGGCGGCAGGGCTCGGCATCGCCATCCTGACCGGCCGGGAGAAGGCCCGCGACCGCGAGGCGGCGATGGCCGGGCTGGCGGACGGGTCGATCTCGATCGTCGTCGGCACGCACGCGCTGGTGCAGGGCCCCGTCGTCTTCCGCGACCTGGCGCTGGCGGTGGTCGACGAGCAGCATCGCTTCGGCGTCCACCAGCGCCTCGCCCTGGCCGCCAAGGGGCCGGGGACCGATCTCCTGGTCATGACCGCAACGCCGATCCCGCGCACGCTGATGATGTCCTACTTCGGCGACGTGGACATTTCCCGCCTCACCGAGAAGCCCGCGGGCCGCAAGCCGGTCGAGACGCGGGCGGTGCCGGTGGAACGCATCGGCGAGGTGGTGGAGCGGCTCGCCGGCGCCATCGCGGACGGGGCAAAGGTCTACTGGGTCTGCCCGCTGGTGGAGGAATCCGAGACGGTCGACCTGGCGGCCGCCGCGGAGCGGGCGGGCGACCTCGGTCATGCGCTCGGGCCCGTGGTGGGCCTGGTGCACGGCCGCCTCAAGGGGGCCGAGAAGGACGAGGTGATGCGCCGCTTCCAGGGCGGCGACCTTCGGGTTCTCGTCGCCACGACGGTCATCGAGGTCGGCGTCGACGTGCCGGACGCGACCATCATGGTGATCGAGCATGCCGAACGCTTCGGGCTGTCGCAGCTCCACCAGTTGCGCGGGCGGGTGGGCCGCGGCCGCGACGCCTCGACGTGCCTCCTGCTCTACAAGGGGCCGCTCGGGGAAACCGCCAAGGCGCGGCTCGCCATCATGCGCGAGACGGAGGACGGGTTCCGGATCGCCGAGGAGGACCTGCGCCTGCGCGGCGGCGGCGAGATCCTGGGGGCGCGCCAGTCCGGTTTGCCCGGCTTCCGCCTGGCCCGCCTCGACCTCCACTCCGACCTGATGGCGGCGGCCCGCGACGACGCCCGCCTGATCCTCGCCCGCGACCCGGACCTGTCCGGCCCGCGCGGCCGGGCCCTGCGCACCCTGCTCTACCTCTTCGAGCGGGACGAGGGCGTGCGGCTGCTCCGGGCAGGGTAA
- a CDS encoding Tad domain-containing protein, giving the protein MAQFPCAARLSKTIECGSGGIVMRNRGIVGFRRRIVSAWRPLRSATERYPRVTLAVFALAVFAFVGTAVDYSNRALARADLQEALDAASLSAVKDIDMKSDDEVRKTIQAMIERRLVPDQDLASLEVAVDRKSKRLRCKASVRVDTTITALIGPAFHEVAAASDTSVAVAMAMPR; this is encoded by the coding sequence ATGGCACAGTTTCCCTGCGCTGCACGCCTCAGCAAAACAATCGAGTGCGGCAGCGGGGGGATCGTAATGAGAAACAGAGGCATCGTCGGATTCCGACGGCGAATCGTCTCGGCATGGCGCCCGCTACGGTCCGCCACCGAACGCTATCCGCGCGTTACTCTCGCCGTCTTCGCGCTTGCCGTGTTCGCTTTCGTGGGCACCGCGGTCGACTATTCCAACCGGGCGCTGGCCCGCGCGGATCTGCAGGAGGCCCTCGACGCCGCCTCGCTTTCGGCCGTCAAGGACATCGACATGAAGTCCGACGACGAGGTGCGCAAGACGATCCAGGCGATGATCGAGCGGCGGCTCGTGCCCGACCAGGATCTCGCGAGCCTCGAGGTGGCGGTGGACCGCAAGTCGAAGCGGCTGCGCTGCAAGGCCTCGGTCCGCGTCGATACGACCATCACGGCCCTGATCGGCCCGGCTTTCCACGAGGTCGCGGCCGCGAGCGACACCTCGGTGGCGGTCGCCATGGCGATGCCGCGCTGA
- the cobU gene encoding bifunctional adenosylcobinamide kinase/adenosylcobinamide-phosphate guanylyltransferase, giving the protein MAADGKAEVPAVDFVLGGARSGKTRLAETRARESGRDLHMIATATAGDAEMAERIARHRADRGDRWTTHEEPLRLADALGRAAAPDRIVVVDCLTLWLTNLMFDPAAPDPGAAAAELAEALAGLAGPVILVSNEVGLGIVPENALARRFRDLQGRLNQTVAAVADRVTFVAAGLPLVLKDRTGS; this is encoded by the coding sequence ATGGCGGCGGACGGTAAGGCGGAAGTGCCGGCGGTGGATTTCGTGCTCGGCGGCGCGCGGTCCGGCAAGACGCGCCTCGCCGAGACGCGGGCTCGCGAGAGCGGGCGCGACCTCCACATGATCGCCACCGCGACCGCCGGCGACGCCGAGATGGCCGAGCGCATCGCCCGCCACCGCGCCGACCGGGGCGACCGCTGGACGACCCACGAGGAGCCGCTCCGCCTCGCCGACGCGCTCGGCCGCGCGGCAGCGCCGGACCGCATCGTGGTGGTCGACTGCCTCACCCTTTGGCTGACGAACCTGATGTTCGACCCCGCCGCCCCGGACCCCGGCGCGGCCGCCGCCGAACTGGCCGAGGCGCTCGCCGGGCTCGCCGGGCCGGTGATCCTGGTATCCAACGAGGTCGGGCTCGGCATCGTGCCGGAGAACGCCCTCGCCCGCCGCTTCCGGGACCTGCAGGGCCGCCTCAACCAGACGGTCGCCGCCGTCGCCGACCGGGTCACCTTCGTGGCGGCCGGCCTGCCGCTCGTGCTGAAGGACCGCACAGGGTCCTGA
- the argC gene encoding N-acetyl-gamma-glutamyl-phosphate reductase, translating to MTDKIDVAILGASGYTGAELVRMLLVHPRVRIAALTADRKAGSTMAEAFPQFYGIDLPRLVAIPELDWDGIDLVFCALPHATTQEVLKAVPKRVRIVDLSADFRLSDPAAYAYWYGHEHKALELQAEAVYGITELARAEVARARLVANPGCYTTCGQLPVIPLLEAKAIDPDEIVIDAKSGVSGAGRSAKEANLFTEVSEGFHAYGVGHHRHMAELEQGFSKAAGRPVVASFTPHLVPMNRGILSTIYVRLVSGRSAEDLHRILAERYAGEHFVKVLPFGAAPQTRHVRGSNFVQIGVAKDRRQGRAIIMCVLDNLVKGASGHAIQNMNVMMGWPETLALEQVGLFP from the coding sequence ATGACGGACAAGATCGACGTCGCCATTCTGGGTGCTTCCGGCTACACGGGCGCAGAGCTCGTGCGCATGCTGCTGGTGCATCCGCGCGTCCGAATCGCGGCGCTGACGGCCGACCGCAAGGCGGGCTCGACCATGGCCGAGGCGTTCCCCCAGTTCTACGGGATCGACCTCCCGCGCCTCGTCGCGATCCCCGAGCTCGACTGGGACGGTATCGACCTCGTCTTCTGCGCGCTCCCGCACGCCACCACCCAGGAGGTGTTGAAGGCCGTGCCGAAGCGGGTGAGGATCGTCGACCTGTCGGCCGACTTCCGCCTCTCCGACCCGGCCGCCTACGCCTACTGGTACGGGCACGAGCACAAGGCGCTCGAACTCCAGGCCGAGGCGGTCTACGGCATCACCGAGCTCGCCCGCGCCGAGGTCGCCCGGGCGCGCCTCGTCGCGAACCCGGGCTGCTACACCACCTGCGGCCAGCTCCCCGTCATTCCGCTCCTGGAGGCGAAGGCGATCGATCCGGACGAGATCGTCATCGACGCCAAGTCCGGCGTCAGCGGCGCCGGCCGGTCCGCCAAGGAGGCCAACCTCTTCACCGAGGTCTCCGAGGGCTTCCACGCCTACGGGGTCGGCCATCACCGGCACATGGCGGAGCTGGAGCAGGGCTTCTCCAAGGCCGCCGGCCGGCCGGTCGTCGCCTCCTTCACCCCGCACCTCGTGCCGATGAACCGGGGCATCCTGTCGACCATCTACGTGCGCCTCGTGAGCGGCCGCAGCGCCGAGGACCTGCACCGCATCCTCGCCGAACGCTACGCCGGCGAGCACTTCGTCAAGGTCCTGCCCTTCGGCGCCGCGCCGCAGACGCGCCACGTGCGCGGCTCGAACTTCGTCCAGATCGGCGTCGCCAAGGACCGCCGCCAGGGTCGCGCCATCATCATGTGCGTGCTCGACAACCTCGTGAAGGGCGCCTCCGGCCACGCCATCCAGAACATGAACGTCATGATGGGCTGGCCCGAGACCCTGGCTCTGGAGCAGGTCGGCCTCTTCCCCTGA
- a CDS encoding FtsB family cell division protein, with amino-acid sequence MSTRQHKKSILRPLILPLIALGFSGYFAWHGWHGSFGIEARRALDREEAKLNATMAEVQAEKAEIERRVSLLRAQSLESDMLDERARDILGYVKPGEVVVYKAGLVAAINKK; translated from the coding sequence ATGTCCACGCGTCAGCACAAGAAATCGATCCTCCGTCCCCTGATCCTGCCCCTCATCGCCCTTGGCTTCTCGGGCTATTTCGCCTGGCACGGCTGGCACGGGTCGTTCGGCATCGAGGCCCGCCGGGCCCTAGACCGGGAGGAGGCCAAGCTGAACGCCACCATGGCGGAGGTGCAGGCCGAGAAGGCCGAGATCGAGCGGCGGGTTTCGCTGCTGCGGGCGCAGAGCCTGGAGAGCGACATGCTCGACGAGCGCGCCCGCGATATCCTGGGATACGTGAAGCCCGGGGAGGTCGTGGTCTACAAAGCGGGGCTCGTCGCGGCCATTAACAAGAAATAA
- the pdhA gene encoding pyruvate dehydrogenase (acetyl-transferring) E1 component subunit alpha yields the protein MARAAAKTKPDAGPAPFTVEEELSAYRLMLLIRRFEEKAGQMYGMGLIGGFCHLYIGQEAVVVGMQMAQIEGDQVITGYRDHGHMLACGMESKGVMAELTGRRGGYSKGKGGSMHMFSVEKHFYGGHGIVGAQVSLGTGLAFANRYRKNGNVAVVYFGDGAANQGQVYESFNMASLWHLPVVYVIENNKYAMGTSVSRASAQVDFSKRGVSFDIPGEQVDGMDVRAVREAATRALDHARSGKGPYILEMLTYRYRGHSMSDPAKYRSKEEVQKMRTEQDPIEKVRSRLLAGGQITEADLKKLDAEVRDIVQEAAEFAQTDPEPDVSELWTDIVK from the coding sequence ATGGCCAGAGCCGCTGCCAAGACGAAGCCCGACGCCGGACCGGCGCCCTTCACGGTCGAGGAGGAACTCTCCGCCTACCGCCTGATGCTCCTCATCCGCCGCTTTGAGGAGAAGGCCGGCCAGATGTACGGCATGGGCCTGATCGGCGGCTTCTGCCACCTCTACATCGGCCAGGAGGCCGTGGTGGTCGGTATGCAGATGGCCCAGATCGAGGGCGACCAGGTCATCACCGGCTATCGCGACCACGGCCACATGCTCGCATGCGGCATGGAATCGAAGGGCGTCATGGCCGAACTCACGGGCCGCCGCGGAGGCTACTCCAAGGGCAAGGGCGGCTCGATGCACATGTTCTCCGTCGAGAAGCACTTCTACGGCGGCCACGGCATCGTCGGCGCCCAGGTCTCGCTCGGCACCGGCCTCGCCTTCGCCAACCGCTACCGCAAGAACGGCAACGTCGCGGTGGTCTACTTCGGCGACGGCGCCGCCAACCAGGGCCAGGTCTACGAGAGCTTCAACATGGCCTCGCTCTGGCACCTTCCGGTCGTCTACGTCATCGAGAACAACAAGTACGCCATGGGCACGTCGGTCAGCCGCGCCTCCGCGCAGGTCGACTTCTCCAAGCGTGGTGTCTCCTTCGACATCCCCGGCGAGCAGGTCGACGGCATGGACGTCCGCGCCGTGCGCGAGGCGGCCACCCGCGCCCTCGACCACGCCCGGTCGGGCAAGGGCCCCTACATCCTCGAGATGCTGACCTACCGCTACCGCGGCCACTCCATGTCCGACCCGGCCAAGTACCGGTCGAAGGAGGAGGTCCAGAAGATGCGCACCGAGCAGGACCCGATCGAAAAGGTCCGGAGCCGCCTGCTCGCGGGCGGCCAGATCACCGAGGCCGACCTGAAGAAGCTCGACGCCGAGGTCCGCGACATCGTCCAGGAGGCGGCGGAGTTCGCCCAGACTGACCCCGAGCCCGACGTGTCGGAGCTCTGGACCGACATCGTGAAGTGA
- a CDS encoding pyruvate dehydrogenase complex E1 component subunit beta yields the protein MATEILMPALSPTMEEGKLAKWLKAVGDTIKAGDVIAEIETDKATMEVEAVDEGTLARILVEAGTEGVKVNTPIAVIAAEGEDASAVSASPAAAPAASAAPKPGETATLAGEPAKHDAAAEAASQGRVPAQPKAPEETPEEDEYPAGTEMVNQTVREALRDAMAEEMRRDPTVFVMGEEVAEYQGAYKVTQGLLQEFGPERVIDTPITEHGFAGLGVGAALTGLRPIVEFMTFNFAMQAIDHIINSAAKTLYMSGGQMGAPIVFRGPNGAAARVAAQHSQDYSAWYSSVPGLKVVQPHSAADFKGLLKAAIRDPNPVVFLENEILYGQTMPVPKGDFVVPIGKAKVARPGHDCTIVSFGIGMTYAMKAAEELTKKHIYCEVIDLRTLRPLDMATVIRSVQKTGRCVTVEEGWPQCSIGSEIAARLVAEAFDYLDAPVLKVTGKDVPMPYAANLEKLALPSVQEVIDAVRAVTYR from the coding sequence ATGGCGACCGAGATCCTGATGCCCGCGCTTTCCCCCACCATGGAGGAAGGCAAGCTCGCCAAGTGGCTGAAGGCCGTGGGCGACACCATCAAGGCCGGCGACGTGATCGCCGAGATCGAGACCGACAAGGCGACCATGGAGGTCGAGGCCGTCGACGAGGGCACGCTCGCCAGGATCCTGGTCGAGGCCGGGACCGAGGGCGTCAAGGTGAACACGCCCATTGCCGTGATCGCGGCGGAGGGCGAGGACGCCTCCGCGGTGAGCGCCTCGCCCGCCGCGGCGCCCGCAGCCTCGGCCGCGCCGAAGCCCGGCGAGACGGCGACCCTCGCCGGAGAGCCCGCCAAGCACGACGCCGCCGCGGAAGCGGCCTCCCAGGGCCGCGTCCCGGCCCAGCCGAAAGCGCCGGAGGAGACGCCGGAGGAGGACGAGTATCCGGCCGGCACCGAGATGGTGAACCAGACGGTCCGCGAGGCCCTGCGCGACGCCATGGCGGAGGAGATGCGCCGCGACCCGACCGTCTTCGTGATGGGCGAGGAGGTCGCCGAGTACCAGGGCGCCTACAAGGTGACCCAGGGCCTCCTGCAGGAGTTCGGCCCCGAGCGCGTCATCGACACCCCGATCACCGAACACGGCTTCGCCGGCCTCGGCGTCGGCGCGGCGCTGACCGGGCTGCGTCCGATCGTCGAGTTCATGACCTTCAATTTCGCCATGCAGGCGATCGACCACATCATCAACTCGGCCGCCAAGACGCTCTACATGTCCGGCGGCCAGATGGGTGCCCCGATCGTGTTCCGCGGCCCGAACGGCGCCGCCGCCCGCGTCGCCGCCCAGCACAGCCAGGACTACTCGGCCTGGTACAGCAGCGTGCCCGGCCTGAAGGTCGTCCAGCCCCATTCGGCGGCCGACTTCAAGGGTCTGCTCAAGGCCGCGATCCGCGACCCCAACCCGGTGGTCTTCCTGGAGAACGAGATCCTCTACGGACAGACCATGCCGGTGCCGAAGGGCGACTTCGTCGTCCCGATCGGCAAGGCCAAGGTCGCCCGGCCCGGCCACGACTGCACGATCGTGTCCTTCGGCATCGGCATGACCTACGCCATGAAGGCCGCGGAAGAGCTGACCAAGAAGCACATCTACTGCGAGGTGATCGACCTCAGGACCTTGCGCCCGCTCGACATGGCGACGGTGATCCGCTCGGTCCAGAAGACCGGCCGCTGCGTGACCGTCGAGGAGGGCTGGCCGCAGTGCTCGATCGGCTCCGAGATCGCCGCGCGGCTGGTCGCCGAGGCCTTCGACTACCTGGACGCCCCGGTCCTCAAGGTCACCGGCAAGGACGTCCCCATGCCCTACGCGGCGAACCTCGAGAAGCTCGCCCTGCCGAGCGTCCAGGAGGT